One window from the genome of Desulfomonile tiedjei encodes:
- a CDS encoding NAD(P)-binding protein: MKVGVVGSGLVGATSAYALVMTGVGSEIVLLDKNKDRTKSCR, from the coding sequence ATGAAGGTTGGGGTAGTGGGATCAGGTTTGGTCGGGGCAACGTCGGCTTATGCTTTGGTTATGACAGGCGTGGGAAGCGAAATAGTGCTGCTCGACAAAAACAAGGATCGTACGAAGAGCTGTCGATGA
- a CDS encoding cupin domain-containing protein, translated as MAALDTDSKEHFRKPFNFEEAQEKGFTRKTLFETEHMRFSIYMILPGQENPLHRHPLSDEILAFTHGEGECVVGDEVVAVEPGSVLFIPQDVPHAVRNTHKTETLGCTVVQSPLPCEHVMGT; from the coding sequence ATGGCCGCATTGGACACTGACAGCAAAGAACACTTCAGGAAGCCTTTTAACTTTGAGGAGGCCCAGGAAAAAGGCTTTACTCGGAAGACCCTTTTTGAAACGGAACACATGCGCTTCAGCATATACATGATCCTGCCGGGCCAGGAGAACCCGCTGCACCGGCATCCCTTGTCGGATGAGATCCTCGCTTTCACTCATGGGGAGGGAGAGTGTGTGGTGGGGGATGAGGTTGTTGCAGTGGAGCCGGGCAGCGTTCTATTCATACCACAAGATGTGCCCCACGCTGTCAGGAACACACACAAAACCGAGACCTTGGGTTGCACTGTGGTGCAGTCCCCGCTTCCGTGCGAGCATGTGATGGGCACCTGA
- a CDS encoding MFS transporter — MTKSSTKILTEPTNGVDVNDSIRSTFSGLCAVGFFARASYALARTPVLALFAASLGAGPEAIGFAVAISTVTGIFFKMPAGVLSDVIGRTRTLFMGLAVFAVVPFAYLWVSSYEALVVVRFFHGFATAIYGPVAMAVVVGVAGDKRGEMLSWFSSITIIGNLIGAPLGGLMLTELSAGADPSLTHFHIVYGVVAALGMASLLIALWVMQGKWDAPKHENGRTLRAIWDQFRIGTREILMDRRVLLTSNMEGVQNLSVGALEAFLPIYAVVICGFSAFQAGLLWGVQIFVTVLSKPLMGKISDRHGRQTLLFWGMFVCVIPFVLIPWFRSFPVLLVLAAIFGLGEAIVTSSAAALVADFCRQDHLGCAMGTFGTIFDVGHASGPLLAGLLIGLTGSGTDYRLSFAIVAALLVAAAIVFRAGVKR, encoded by the coding sequence ATGACAAAGTCCAGCACGAAAATTCTCACAGAACCCACAAACGGCGTCGATGTGAACGATAGCATCAGATCAACCTTCAGCGGCTTGTGTGCGGTGGGTTTTTTTGCCAGGGCCTCCTATGCGTTGGCTCGAACGCCGGTATTGGCGCTATTCGCTGCCTCTCTGGGAGCCGGACCTGAAGCCATAGGTTTCGCTGTCGCGATTTCAACGGTCACGGGGATTTTCTTCAAGATGCCGGCTGGAGTACTCTCGGACGTGATCGGTAGGACTCGGACATTATTCATGGGCCTGGCGGTTTTCGCGGTTGTTCCGTTTGCCTACTTGTGGGTTTCTTCATACGAGGCCCTCGTAGTAGTCCGGTTCTTTCACGGGTTCGCGACGGCCATATACGGTCCCGTGGCAATGGCCGTGGTCGTCGGTGTTGCAGGGGATAAACGTGGCGAGATGCTCTCCTGGTTTTCTTCCATAACCATCATCGGCAACCTAATAGGCGCGCCGCTCGGGGGCCTGATGCTCACAGAGCTGTCCGCCGGAGCAGACCCGAGCTTAACCCACTTCCATATTGTGTATGGAGTAGTTGCGGCGTTAGGGATGGCTTCTTTGTTGATTGCTCTTTGGGTCATGCAAGGGAAGTGGGATGCTCCGAAACATGAAAATGGACGCACGCTCAGGGCAATTTGGGACCAGTTTCGAATTGGAACTCGGGAAATCCTGATGGACCGCAGAGTGCTACTCACCAGCAACATGGAAGGCGTGCAAAACCTTTCTGTAGGCGCTTTGGAAGCGTTTCTACCAATCTACGCAGTCGTGATCTGCGGGTTCTCCGCGTTCCAGGCAGGCCTCCTCTGGGGAGTGCAAATCTTCGTCACGGTTCTCTCTAAGCCCCTTATGGGCAAGATCTCCGATCGGCATGGGCGCCAGACCCTCCTGTTCTGGGGCATGTTCGTTTGTGTGATTCCTTTCGTGCTCATTCCCTGGTTCCGGAGCTTTCCCGTGCTCCTCGTTCTGGCAGCGATCTTCGGTCTTGGTGAGGCTATAGTCACCTCTTCCGCGGCAGCCCTTGTGGCGGACTTCTGTAGACAAGACCATCTGGGCTGTGCCATGGGAACCTTCGGGACCATATTCGATGTGGGGCATGCTTCGGGTCCGCTGCTTGCGGGTCTTCTCATCGGACTGACGGGTTCCGGCACTGACTACCGTTTATCTTTCGCTATTGTGGCCGCGCTCTTGGTTGCGGCTGCAATAGTCTTCCGCGCAGGAGTCAAACGCTAG
- a CDS encoding HDIG domain-containing protein translates to MPSTEEHVEISRQRTGKDHRELHEWMDADPGKKVERHDVNRICEYGQLMKALYGEEGLEEYVQHIYDDVIARYLRGKTDLESAILAQTAFFALKSTAKGPDGDACRVKASDVDLLRQAGVSEGDIAHSIQVAQKALELAERTGADLDKVLVGRGALLHDLGKAKGRGHDHGIFGGEIGRKMGLPDAITTIMEKHVNAGLTEEEAHGLGLPRKDYSPNTIEEKIVIYADKLVDIITASDRIVATEHEAEERFPEILKTHPNLAKGDKPLSRHLQYHEEIQGLTKAR, encoded by the coding sequence ATGCCCAGTACTGAAGAACATGTGGAAATAAGTCGTCAAAGAACCGGGAAGGACCATAGGGAATTGCACGAGTGGATGGACGCGGATCCAGGAAAAAAAGTTGAACGCCACGATGTGAACAGGATCTGTGAATACGGACAACTCATGAAAGCATTATACGGAGAAGAAGGTCTGGAAGAGTATGTGCAGCACATTTACGACGACGTGATCGCAAGGTATTTGCGCGGCAAGACTGATCTTGAGTCGGCTATCCTTGCTCAGACGGCCTTTTTCGCACTGAAATCGACTGCAAAAGGCCCTGACGGAGACGCGTGCAGGGTAAAGGCGTCAGATGTGGATCTTCTCCGGCAAGCAGGGGTATCTGAGGGCGACATAGCACATTCGATTCAAGTGGCCCAGAAGGCCCTGGAACTTGCTGAGAGGACCGGTGCGGACCTGGACAAAGTGTTGGTAGGCAGAGGAGCGCTGTTGCATGACCTGGGGAAAGCCAAAGGGCGTGGACACGACCACGGCATTTTCGGTGGTGAGATTGGCCGAAAGATGGGGCTTCCCGACGCTATTACCACGATCATGGAGAAGCACGTCAATGCTGGCCTAACGGAGGAGGAAGCTCATGGGCTCGGCCTGCCCAGAAAGGACTACTCGCCCAATACCATTGAAGAAAAGATAGTGATTTACGCGGACAAGCTCGTGGACATCATCACGGCTTCAGACAGAATCGTCGCCACGGAACACGAAGCCGAGGAACGGTTCCCTGAGATACTGAAGACACATCCCAATCTGGCGAAAGGCGATAAACCTCTCAGCAGGCATCTTCAATATCACGAGGAGATACAAGGACTGACAAAAGCCCGCTGA
- a CDS encoding chromate resistance protein gives MTECLDGKWLLLIHQIPPKPGYLRVKIWRRLQALGAVAIKNSVYVIPRNEQTLEDFQWVLREIVQAGAEASICAASFVEGLTDEHVEALFRTARDADYGQIADEAKAVIDAAPPGASMTDEDRSELEAALTRLNKRFSVVVNLDFFGAPGRESALTLLEKIESRLAEARNRTDTGTKAVDTSDVTQFRGRTWVTRKGVYVDRIACAWLIRRFIDPDASFRFVSERGYRPKTGELRFDTFEGEFTHEGDLCSFEVLVQRFAVNDKALAEIGKIVHDLDLKETKFRKPETAGILALLDGIVASRKPDDARLDRGSTLFDDLYEYFRRK, from the coding sequence ATGACCGAATGTCTTGACGGAAAATGGCTGCTTCTCATCCACCAGATTCCCCCAAAGCCGGGCTACCTCAGGGTCAAAATCTGGAGGAGGCTGCAGGCTCTCGGCGCTGTGGCTATAAAGAACTCCGTGTACGTCATCCCCAGGAACGAACAGACCCTAGAGGACTTCCAATGGGTCCTCAGGGAGATCGTACAGGCAGGGGCCGAGGCTTCGATCTGTGCGGCGAGCTTTGTCGAGGGATTGACGGACGAGCATGTGGAAGCTCTGTTCCGGACAGCGCGTGACGCGGACTATGGACAGATTGCCGATGAGGCGAAAGCGGTCATCGATGCCGCACCGCCTGGCGCGTCGATGACGGACGAAGATCGATCCGAATTGGAGGCAGCTCTCACACGCCTCAACAAGCGATTCTCGGTCGTCGTCAACCTAGACTTCTTCGGGGCACCAGGCCGCGAATCTGCACTAACCCTGTTGGAAAAGATTGAGTCCAGGCTCGCAGAAGCACGGAATCGTACGGATACGGGAACGAAGGCGGTTGACACTTCGGATGTCACGCAGTTCCGAGGACGTACATGGGTGACCCGGAAAGGGGTGTACGTAGATCGCATCGCCTGTGCATGGCTCATTCGCCGCTTCATCGATCCTGACGCCTCATTCAGGTTCGTTTCCGAGCGAGGGTACCGTCCGAAGACGGGAGAATTGCGATTCGACACGTTTGAAGGAGAGTTCACCCACGAAGGTGATCTCTGCAGCTTCGAGGTTCTTGTCCAGCGTTTTGCTGTAAATGACAAAGCCCTCGCAGAAATCGGCAAGATCGTACACGACCTCGATCTGAAGGAAACAAAATTCAGGAAACCTGAAACTGCAGGCATTTTAGCCTTGCTCGACGGAATTGTGGCGTCTCGCAAGCCCGATGATGCCCGGTTGGATCGGGGCTCAACTCTGTTCGACGACCTCTACGAATATTTTCGTAGAAAGTAA
- a CDS encoding thiosulfate sulfurtransferase GlpE, producing the protein MADSITPQELKALMGSERKPALFDVRRKADFEAAPKKIGGADWLDPEKADEWTDEIPQNRPVVVYCVKGGSVSQSVADRLQQSHPDVRFLQGGIKAWTELGDPEGEDK; encoded by the coding sequence ATGGCGGATTCCATAACCCCCCAGGAACTAAAAGCCCTCATGGGCAGTGAGCGGAAACCGGCCCTTTTCGATGTGCGGAGAAAAGCCGACTTCGAGGCTGCGCCGAAGAAAATCGGCGGCGCTGACTGGCTTGATCCGGAAAAGGCCGATGAGTGGACCGATGAAATCCCTCAAAACAGGCCGGTGGTAGTGTACTGTGTCAAGGGTGGTTCCGTGAGTCAGTCAGTTGCTGATCGGCTTCAACAGAGCCACCCGGATGTCCGGTTTCTCCAGGGCGGTATAAAGGCCTGGACCGAGCTTGGCGACCCGGAGGGGGAAGATAAATGA
- a CDS encoding chromate resistance protein, whose product MKWITRENAHVDRIACPWLIKRFIDKDAVFLFVPKGQVIATAEREGATPYDVPGVELGHVEGRCSFESIAIKYGLMDDPALIEMAKIIHAADVSADLGSSPQGAGLKAMAHGFSLLHGTDDHKKMELEFPMYDALYAWCEDKVKPAR is encoded by the coding sequence ATGAAATGGATAACTAGGGAAAATGCCCACGTTGATCGCATCGCCTGTCCTTGGCTCATCAAACGATTCATAGATAAGGATGCCGTATTTCTTTTCGTACCGAAGGGGCAGGTCATTGCTACCGCCGAGCGAGAAGGGGCAACCCCGTATGATGTTCCGGGAGTAGAACTGGGACATGTCGAGGGGCGTTGTTCCTTCGAGAGCATCGCAATCAAGTATGGCTTGATGGACGATCCCGCTCTGATCGAAATGGCCAAAATCATCCATGCGGCCGATGTGTCCGCAGACCTGGGCAGTTCACCGCAGGGAGCGGGACTCAAAGCCATGGCGCATGGTTTTTCTCTCCTCCATGGGACCGACGATCACAAGAAGATGGAGCTTGAATTCCCCATGTACGATGCCCTTTATGCCTGGTGTGAAGACAAGGTGAAACCGGCTCGATGA
- the chrA gene encoding chromate efflux transporter: protein MVTFREAFWVWMKVALNSFGGPVAQIAVMHRYLVEEKRWIGESRFLHALNYCMLLPGPEAQQLAIYIGWLLHKIPGGIIAGTVFVLPGFIAMLILSVLYAGYQDLSIVQWLFLGLKPAVLAVVIQAVVRIGKRVLKNRLTVTLAGLSFVGIFFFDVPFPLIVISAAVIGYLGGCLSPTLFEVNQGHATNSDPCDSALVDKMLEEEPPEHTKPSVSRAVVVALVWTILWFGPIALILILLGSESIYFQEATFFSKAAVVTFGGAYAVLAYVAQQAVENYKWVTPGEMLDGLGLAETTPGPLILVLPFVGFLAAFRNPGVLNPMIAGTLGAMLTTWATFVPCFLWVLVGGPYVEALRGNKSLNTAMSSISAAIVGVVLNLAVWFALHTVFGSLRDAHFFGVHLQIPVWTTINVPSLFITAFAMLAIFRFKLSVIKTIACSAMLGIVYHLFRWGLS from the coding sequence ATGGTCACCTTCCGAGAAGCGTTTTGGGTGTGGATGAAGGTTGCCCTCAACAGCTTTGGAGGTCCCGTCGCTCAGATCGCGGTCATGCACAGATATTTGGTGGAAGAAAAGCGGTGGATAGGTGAGAGCCGCTTTCTCCATGCGCTGAATTATTGCATGCTTCTTCCCGGTCCTGAAGCCCAGCAGCTGGCCATTTACATCGGCTGGCTGCTGCACAAAATCCCCGGAGGGATCATAGCAGGGACGGTCTTTGTCCTTCCAGGGTTCATTGCGATGTTGATCTTGAGTGTTTTGTATGCCGGCTATCAGGATTTGAGCATTGTGCAATGGTTGTTTTTAGGCCTGAAACCGGCTGTTCTGGCAGTTGTTATACAGGCGGTCGTGCGCATAGGGAAAAGAGTGCTGAAAAACAGACTCACGGTAACGCTGGCGGGGCTATCCTTCGTCGGAATCTTCTTCTTTGATGTGCCTTTCCCGTTAATCGTTATCTCAGCCGCGGTCATCGGTTATCTGGGGGGATGCCTCAGTCCGACGCTCTTCGAAGTAAATCAAGGGCATGCGACGAACTCGGACCCTTGTGATTCTGCTCTGGTAGATAAGATGCTGGAGGAAGAACCGCCGGAGCATACGAAACCTTCCGTCTCAAGGGCTGTCGTCGTGGCTCTTGTCTGGACGATTTTGTGGTTCGGTCCCATCGCCCTCATTTTGATCTTGCTGGGATCCGAAAGCATTTATTTCCAGGAAGCGACATTCTTTAGCAAAGCTGCTGTAGTGACATTCGGAGGCGCTTATGCCGTCTTAGCGTATGTAGCCCAGCAAGCCGTGGAAAACTACAAATGGGTCACTCCCGGAGAGATGCTGGACGGGCTTGGACTGGCGGAGACTACCCCCGGACCTCTCATTCTGGTCTTGCCGTTTGTCGGGTTCCTGGCGGCCTTTCGCAACCCAGGAGTCCTCAATCCGATGATTGCAGGGACTCTCGGAGCAATGCTGACAACTTGGGCCACGTTTGTCCCCTGTTTCCTCTGGGTCCTTGTCGGAGGACCTTACGTTGAGGCATTGAGAGGAAATAAGTCGCTAAACACGGCAATGTCATCCATATCAGCAGCCATAGTGGGAGTAGTTCTCAACCTGGCTGTGTGGTTCGCTCTGCACACTGTCTTCGGGTCGCTTCGGGATGCCCATTTTTTCGGAGTCCATTTGCAGATTCCGGTATGGACCACAATCAACGTACCATCACTCTTCATCACGGCGTTCGCGATGTTGGCGATTTTCCGCTTCAAGTTGAGCGTCATCAAGACCATAGCATGCAGCGCTATGCTCGGTATCGTCTATCATCTGTTTCGATGGGGCTTATCCTAG
- a CDS encoding DUF1259 domain-containing protein, producing MGNSWKLLMVLPLVVLLSLSTSNVACASADLGDVAKILGFPGQMDEGAFVVRFARSDIKVTIDGEQMPTALGFGSWTAWKDMGKDTMVMGDLVLLEKEVNPVISALGEANVQVTALHDHFFYDQPRIMFMHIGGMGDPVKMAQGIRSALDKTATPPPSSGSSGSSEPPLNLDTKKIEQVIGHSGKAAGGSFKITVGRPGVKMHGVELTSSMGLNSWAGFVGTDEKAHVAGDVVMSPKEVNPVIQAFRKGGIEIVAVHNHMLDELPRVFFLHYWGTGPAEKLAQTVRAAFDEAKGPIK from the coding sequence ATGGGTAATTCATGGAAACTCTTAATGGTTTTGCCTTTGGTCGTTCTGCTGTCACTGTCCACCTCAAACGTCGCCTGTGCCTCTGCCGATCTTGGCGATGTTGCAAAGATTTTGGGATTTCCGGGCCAAATGGATGAAGGGGCGTTTGTCGTTCGTTTTGCGCGCAGCGACATCAAGGTGACTATTGATGGTGAGCAGATGCCCACAGCGCTCGGCTTTGGTTCCTGGACCGCATGGAAGGACATGGGCAAGGATACTATGGTGATGGGGGACCTTGTCCTGTTGGAAAAAGAGGTCAATCCCGTCATCTCCGCACTGGGAGAGGCAAATGTCCAGGTCACGGCGCTACACGACCATTTTTTCTATGACCAGCCTCGGATCATGTTTATGCACATCGGCGGAATGGGAGATCCCGTGAAGATGGCCCAAGGTATCAGAAGTGCTTTGGACAAAACCGCCACTCCTCCCCCAAGTTCCGGCTCGTCAGGAAGTTCAGAACCTCCTCTAAACTTGGACACTAAGAAAATCGAGCAAGTCATTGGGCATTCGGGCAAGGCGGCCGGTGGTTCCTTCAAAATCACGGTAGGTCGTCCTGGAGTCAAAATGCATGGCGTGGAATTGACCTCAAGCATGGGGCTCAACTCCTGGGCCGGGTTCGTAGGAACTGATGAAAAGGCGCATGTGGCCGGTGATGTAGTGATGTCCCCAAAGGAGGTCAACCCAGTAATACAGGCATTCAGAAAAGGCGGCATCGAAATCGTTGCGGTTCACAATCACATGCTGGACGAGCTGCCACGGGTATTTTTCCTCCATTACTGGGGAACAGGACCTGCGGAGAAACTGGCTCAAACCGTGCGAGCCGCGTTCGATGAGGCGAAAGGACCTATCAAATAG
- a CDS encoding DUF1080 domain-containing protein has product MKIIMIFVFGVMMTAVVVAAQNGKMSWNFDTDKIGETAKGFTNERGRWEVVADDTAPSKPNVLAQLARSSGQTFNLTLVTNTNYKDVDVTVKMRAIAGSTDQGGGIVWRAKDAKNYYVARYNPLEDNYRLYHVVNGQRSELKSAEIPHPLGWQTLRVTMTGDHIECYYDGKKYLDAKDSTFKEAGKIGLWTKSDAQTHFDDLVVSGKP; this is encoded by the coding sequence ATGAAGATAATAATGATCTTTGTGTTTGGAGTGATGATGACAGCGGTAGTTGTAGCAGCCCAAAATGGGAAAATGTCATGGAATTTCGATACAGACAAGATTGGTGAAACTGCTAAAGGCTTCACGAATGAAAGGGGAAGATGGGAAGTCGTTGCCGACGACACGGCTCCGTCAAAACCCAATGTCCTGGCCCAGTTGGCAAGAAGTTCCGGTCAAACGTTCAACCTCACGCTTGTCACCAACACCAATTATAAGGACGTGGATGTGACGGTCAAAATGAGAGCCATCGCGGGCAGCACTGATCAAGGCGGAGGCATCGTCTGGAGGGCGAAGGATGCCAAGAACTATTATGTGGCTCGTTACAATCCATTGGAAGACAATTATAGGCTCTATCACGTCGTGAACGGACAACGTTCCGAACTCAAGAGCGCAGAAATCCCGCATCCTTTGGGATGGCAGACACTGCGTGTTACCATGACAGGCGATCACATTGAGTGCTATTACGATGGCAAAAAGTATCTGGACGCGAAGGACTCGACTTTCAAGGAAGCAGGCAAAATCGGACTGTGGACGAAATCTGATGCTCAGACCCATTTTGACGATTTGGTGGTAAGCGGCAAACCGTGA